The Zea mays subsp. mays mitochondrion, complete genome genome contains a region encoding:
- the orf106-a2 gene encoding hypothetical protein, giving the protein MLFSLFLATSFFSFLHPFLNVLFDLFHLAYAYRVSCPGVCTIMDFSIRTVLFLVGSVPPLSLSVCPLILLTKAQICCIYFKSCTSLVTTPYWLFSFHCLSHHSLAA; this is encoded by the coding sequence ATGCTCTTTTCTCTCTTTCTTGCAACTTCGTTCTTTTCTTTTTTGCATCCTTTTCTCAATGTCTTATTTGATCTCTTCCACCTTGCCTATGCCTATCGGGTATCCTGCCCCGGTGTATGTACCATAATGGATTTTAGCATAAGAACAGTGCTCTTCCTCGTTGGCTCGGTCCCCCCTCTCTCGTTGTCAGTTTGTCCACTAATTCTTCTTACCAAGGCACAAATCTGCTGCATCTATTTCAAGAGTTGCACCTCACTCGTCACCACGCCATATTGGCTTTTCTCTTTCCACTGCCTCAGCCACCACTCCTTAGCTGCATAA
- the orf112-a2 gene encoding hypothetical protein yields the protein MWGKSISTGRLVQEFRGGLNRLTMANFLKLLNEHVEAYLRTSFQYPLSKNQVVTHFSLPQGRKNRTITELFLSPTFPTFIRLLFRITNSGKSLYGLMFSVLRIQKWVTHCDL from the coding sequence ATGTGGGGGAAAAGTATTAGCACTGGTAGACTGGTCCAGGAGTTTAGGGGTGGCCTTAACCGTCTCACAATGGCAAACTTCCTCAAGCTACTCAATGAACACGTTGAGGCCTACCTACGCACTTCTTTCCAATATCCTCTATCTAAAAATCAAGTCGTTACGCATTTCTCGCTTCCACAAGGACGAAAAAATAGGACGATTACGGAACTTTTTCTGTCCCCAACTTTTCCCACATTTATTCGTTTACTTTTTCGTATCACTAATTCAGGAAAGTCCCTCTATGGACTGATGTTCTCCGTTTTACGGATCCAAAAGTGGGTAACGCATTGCGATCTCTAG
- the orf100-a2 gene encoding hypothetical protein: MLKKVQEKLMLVQELTLSTKETLPQPTSSDELYSFFAITPLSASSISDDTLAEDENDYDEEKRMKADFLFPVVGTSTPITKEEQSPVLPIYTTRRREESR, encoded by the coding sequence ATGCTAAAGAAGGTGCAAGAAAAGCTTATGCTGGTGCAAGAACTTACCCTCTCTACGAAAGAGACCTTGCCACAGCCCACTTCCTCGGACGAGTTATATTCCTTTTTTGCTATTACCCCACTCTCTGCTTCTTCTATATCTGATGATACCTTAGCCGAGGACGAAAACGACTACGACGAAGAAAAACGAATGAAGGCCGATTTCCTTTTCCCGGTGGTGGGTACCTCGACTCCAATAACAAAAGAAGAACAGTCTCCCGTACTGCCAATCTACACTACACGAAGAAGGGAGGAAAGCCGTTGA